Part of the Mycolicibacterium mengxianglii genome is shown below.
CCCGGAACTGACCGTCGTACCAGGTGTCCTGAGCCCGGGTGAGCACCGTGTCGTTTGCGTTGAGGGCGCGGGCGTGCCCACTGACCGCTCCGAGTTCGGGGTTGGTGACCAGGGCCCGGACGCATCGCGCCAGCGCGTCCGGCGCCAGCACGCAGTCCGAATCGGTGAAGGCCAGGATGTCCCCCGAGGCGATGCGCACGCCGTCGGTCAGGGCGTGCTTCTTGCCGCGGTTGACTGTCTTATAGAGCACGGTGAAGTCCAGCTCGGCGGACAGCCTCCGGAGGATGTCGGCCGTGGCGTCGGTGGATGCGTCATCGATCACGATGACTTCGAGGTTGGAGTAGTCGGAGCCGACCATTGTGCGCACGCACTGCTCGATGCCCTCCTCCTCGTCGCGCACTGCGACCAGGAGCGTCACCATCGGTTCGGCGGGCAACGCCGGGAAGTCCTGATCGCCGCGGCGCAGCAACCGGTCGCGCACCGGCGGCGAGATCGGGTGGACGCTGGGATCCTCGTAGCGGGCGAATCCCAGGTACATCATCGTGATCGTCGCCGAAAGCACCAGGACGCCATAGCCCACCAGAATCAACGAATCCGGCAGGAGCGGCGCTTGCACAGCCACCAAGACGATCAGCGGCATCAGGGCCAGCAGGACGACAATGCGTCGTAATCCGCGGCGGAGATGAGCGGGGAGGGCGTCGAGTCGACGAGCGACCACCACCCGGCGGGCTACGGTCCGGGTGCCGGAGCCGCCGAGGCCGGCGAGCAGCGTTTCGGCTCCGTAGCCCGGGGCGGCGACCAGACCCGTCCGCTCGGCGATCTCGGTCACAGCGTGACGCGGCCGGCCCTGCCGGCGACCCGGTAGGTGGTGTCCAGGACCATTGCCTGGTCTTCCAGCCACTCGTAGTCCGTGCCGGGGTGGATCGTGTGAATCAGCACGAGATCCCACTGCTCATCGGCGGGTTCGGTGACTCCGAACATCACACCACCTGATTCGATCCGCAGGACACCGACGTGTGGATCCGTGTAAGAGACGTCGGCACCCTCGTCGAGGAGCATGTCGATGATGGCCAAAGCCGGGGATTCCCGCACATCGGCCACTCCGGGCTTGTAGGTCACTCCGACGACGAGTATCCGCGCTTCGCGCAGTGGGCGCCCGTGGTCTGCGAGCACGCGCTGGGCGCGGGTCACCACATCCTTCGGCCGGGCCGCGATTGCGGTCATGGCCGCCTCTACCACCGGTGAACTGGCCCGGCGGGAGCGCAACTGCCACAACAGATAGTGCGGATCGCACGGGATGCAGTGGCCGCCCACGCCGGCGCCGGGGTAGAAGGGCATGAATCCGTAGGGTTTGGTGGCGGCTGCCGAAATGATTTCCATGACATCGACATTCACCTCGCGGGCGGCGTCGGCGAACTCGTTGGCCAAGGCGATGTTCACAGCCCGGAAGGTGTTCTCGACGAGCTTGGTCATCTCCGCAGCTTCCGGGGAAGACACCATGTGCAGCGTGCCTGCCGTGTGTCCTACGAAACGCGCTGCGGCGCGCGCGCATTCGGCAGTGGCACCACCGAGCACCCGGGGGGTGCGGTCAGG
Proteins encoded:
- a CDS encoding glycosyltransferase family 2 protein, encoding MTEIAERTGLVAAPGYGAETLLAGLGGSGTRTVARRVVVARRLDALPAHLRRGLRRIVVLLALMPLIVLVAVQAPLLPDSLILVGYGVLVLSATITMMYLGFARYEDPSVHPISPPVRDRLLRRGDQDFPALPAEPMVTLLVAVRDEEEGIEQCVRTMVGSDYSNLEVIVIDDASTDATADILRRLSAELDFTVLYKTVNRGKKHALTDGVRIASGDILAFTDSDCVLAPDALARCVRALVTNPELGAVSGHARALNANDTVLTRAQDTWYDGQFRVAKAAEATFGSVTCVSGPLAVFRRDAILNYLPAWANDTFLGREFRFATDRQLTGYVLGQKWKGQALKQQYADDALVAEHDYAERRWSVGYVRSAHVWTTVPARMRPFLKQQVRWKKSFIRNLCFTGSFMWRRGPGPAALFYGHALFVAVAPLMAIRHLVWAPAHGLFLLTALYLCGVATKGFAWAVSFKVTNPGSTLWRYRPLMSLMGSLLLSWLLPYSMLTIRRGTWSRGAQ
- a CDS encoding nucleotide sugar dehydrogenase — translated: MSTTQMRHTAAGAAPKSAGTPVGVPTGGSSPEPARVAVVGLGYVGLPTALSFTDQGIEVIGFDVSETRLTAIKDMQADLLPRDRVRLAAALDRQLLHLTTEPSSLAAADAVLVCVPTPVDTHLTPDLTALSSACATVVSHARAGQTIVLTSTTYPGCTADLVIRPLRSRGLEAGRDVFVAFSPERIDPGVVDHAPDRTPRVLGGATAECARAAARFVGHTAGTLHMVSSPEAAEMTKLVENTFRAVNIALANEFADAAREVNVDVMEIISAAATKPYGFMPFYPGAGVGGHCIPCDPHYLLWQLRSRRASSPVVEAAMTAIAARPKDVVTRAQRVLADHGRPLREARILVVGVTYKPGVADVRESPALAIIDMLLDEGADVSYTDPHVGVLRIESGGVMFGVTEPADEQWDLVLIHTIHPGTDYEWLEDQAMVLDTTYRVAGRAGRVTL